Within the Setaria viridis chromosome 3, Setaria_viridis_v4.0, whole genome shotgun sequence genome, the region tCGTCGATGGCCAGCTCGGTGGACTCCTGCAGGTCCGGCCCATGGCGGTGGTCGGTTTGCGTGGCCGCGGATTGTTGCTGGGCGGCGCCGGTGCTCAGGGCCGCCAGCTTGTTGTTACTGTACTCGCCGAGGTCGAAGGAGCTCCAGTTCTTGCGGCGGcggttggaggaggaggaggaggcgtcgcggagcgcgggcggcggctgggggaagaggaggagcggggagcCCTTGAGGACGTACTCGTCGGCGCCGTGGGCGGGGTGGACGAGGTCGTCCTCGGCGAGGTCCTGCCACACGTACCCGTTCCTGTAGCTCCGCTTGGCGGACCAGGCGTACATGGCGGGCATGCCGCTGCCGCGGAGCGCGTCGAGGCGGGCCGTGAAGTCCCGGAGGtagaggccgccggcggcggcggcgcggtgggaggaggagagcggGAGCTCTATCTCCAGGAAGTGTGGGTGGTCGAGGTGGCCGTCGAGGTGGCAGAGGTAGTACACCACGGCCACCTTCCTGGTCGTTGGCTTGGGCGTGTGATGCTTGGGCTCGGTCCACACCACCGTGCGCTCGggactcccccaccttcctcgtagctcgccgccgcctctttggaaggaggaagaggaggctgcCATTGCTGTCTGGCTACTAGCTCGGTAGTGACGGTGGACGGCGGCCGGAGGAGAATGTCTGAATATATAGGGATTGGAGAGGAGTGCGGTGGAGGGAGCGAGCGTTCTGAGTGTGTGTGGATCAAGGTGGCAACTTGCAAGTGAAAGAATAGAGAGGTGAGGGCGCCGGGCAGGTGGGGTGCTGACTGCTGACTGAGTGTGAACGAGACTGGCAGGTGAGGGCGCCGGGCAGGTGTGAGTGTGTTTGAGGGACGAGACTCCTCCGCAGTAACAGCAGAGGGAGTCCGGTGGCTGACATGTGAGCCTGTTGCCCGCCAAGCCCACCTGTCGGGGACACAGTCTCTCTGCAGTTACTGTGTGAGAGGAGAGGGAGCGGGCGGCGGATTCTGTTCAAACTTTGAAACCACGGACGCGGTAACAGTATTCTAGGAGAGCAGAGGAGGCTGCTGCGCAGGCATGCGTCACGCGGAGACAGACCGACAGGGAGTCGGGGACCAAGGCTGCCAGGCACGCGTGCAGATTGATGCAGGCAAGTTTCTGGACAGAAGTGATGAACCGAACAAGAAGAACAACCTCATTCTTGCGCTGAGTTGACCCATCAATCCCGGAACACGAACAACCAGCATTGGAGTGGGTGGGCCGTAGGCCAGCTTGATTGATCTAACAGGGAACTGAAGATACTACCAGGTGGCCCATTTGGCCCATTCAGTTCTGAACTCATTTTAGTGGTACGACCACTTTATCGTTTAGGATGCATTTAAGTAGAGTCAAGATAGGAAATTAGAGGAGAGTGAAAATGTGCTCCAAAGTTATCGGTGAACTTATATGTTTGGAGAACTACATAAATACTAGCTAAACTTTATTTAGAATAAAAAATGGTAATGATTTGAACATTTaatttgagaattttttttgttagagTGAAATACATCATAAGTCATTAAACTATTCCCGCATTCTTATATGAATCCATTAACTTTTAAAGTCTAGATCCACCATGAACCTGGATTCATATTTGAAATGAACCACTTGACAAGTTGAAGAGTCTTGATGATCACTTTGAATGTTCATGGACCCACATAAAAAGAATGCATGAATAGTTTAGGGATCTACTAGCACACCACCTTACCtttacaataagtttttttttggctAGGTACTTTGTTAAGGTTAGTAATATACATGGCCAAACGGGCAGCCAAGCCCGGCCCGGCCTGGCACAGGTCCGTCCTGCGCTATGCCATCTCATAGGACCAGCCCTAGCCCCCATAGGACTTATACTAGGACTTATACGGGCCGTGTCAGCCCAACAACCCGACAAGCCAGGTAGGCCTGGTTGCTTGTCAGCCCGCCAAACAAAAGACCCTTCAACAGATGACGAGTGATGTACAAATACATATAACATGTCTACATATTTAGAATTTGATGGTTTtcgcatatatatatatatatatatatatatatatatatatatatatatataaaagtatAACATGTTCACACAATCATGCACAAGGCTATTTTTAATGGGTGAGGGAAGATGTAGTGGGCCAATCGGACCATCCAATTAAACGGGTCGTGCTCGTGCTGGCTTGCATGCCCCGGTAGCTACCCAAGCCTAGGGCCATGCTAGCCCGGATCCGTTCTTAACCGTGCCAAGCCAAATCGTGCTGGGTCTCGTACCACCCGTTCGGTCCAGCCCATTTGGACATGTGTAGTTGGTAAGTAGCCTGGTACTACTTATGGCGCCatctcttattttcttttttaaaaaaagtgccATCCTGAGCCTTATAAAATATAGTCTTGTCAAGACCTTGTATTTCTCAAAACCCACGAATCAAGCATTGTTCTCGCCACTACTATAAAAATGGTTTTCAGGTGTGGTGCATGCAATGTTAGTTTAAATTCTCTCCAAATATTGATTACAGGCTAAGTATATAGATTAGGAGACTTCCCTATATACATAAATTATTTCAAGTAAAAGGGGAAAATGTTCTAGAACTAGAAAAATTATTACAAATAAACATAGAAATATTCTAGGAAAATGTTTCAtacaaaagaaggaaaatgtTTGCAGCTATAGGAAAAACTGTTCCAAGCTGGAAGATGGATTTTCCATGTTATGGATCCCGATTTCTCTTTCATCAATTGTGATGAATAAATGACAATTGAAAATCATCAATAAGAGTGGACAAACAATCTATACAGGTTCAGGTTCCGATTGGGTAATAGCTCAATGTCCTGCTGGAGCTATATTGTTTTACAAATATGATTATAATGTGGTATGTCTAGGCTAGGACTACTTAGCGGGGTCTTGTGGCATGGTAGCACTATGAACCCTGGGCTTCTAGTTGCTGGTTGCATTGCCTCTCTTATGTCTTTGTTCGTTCTCTTGGGCTAACCCCAATCTATTGATTATATAGTCAAGGGGAATTGGTCTCTAACTTGATTTGTTGCTGGGTTCGAGGCTTTTCCAACCTGGAGTCGTCCTCAGTCTCAGGAGTTTACCCCTTTCTATAGAAAGATATTCGAGTGTAGAACATATATCGTAATCTAACATGTACCCTTTTATCTTAATAGTATCCTTATATGGCTGATTCTACCATACTTCGTTGGTGCCCACACATCTGGTACTAATATGTTGCAatgcaaaaatgaaaaattagGTTTGTGCTACTGTGCCAATTACGGTTTTGGTATTTGACA harbors:
- the LOC117847601 gene encoding protein SOSEKI 4, coding for MAASSSSFQRGGGELRGRWGSPERTVVWTEPKHHTPKPTTRKVAVVYYLCHLDGHLDHPHFLEIELPLSSSHRAAAAGGLYLRDFTARLDALRGSGMPAMYAWSAKRSYRNGYVWQDLAEDDLVHPAHGADEYVLKGSPLLLFPQPPPALRDASSSSSNRRRKNWSSFDLGEYSNNKLAALSTGAAQQQSAATQTDHRHGPDLQESTELAIDEVSPPPSSGSPDDSCGREVGVIAGGRMRASAVLMQLFSCGSVGAAKRGHARGRSDLPTTSAGGSSRQAAEKEADACTTPARAECSSGGVGTGAGLGDIMERDYFSGSLVESSSSKTRSGGDAALLLKRSSSCNADRGAAKLKLPVAAREQVVRAGCLASRGRGSRAPTKKNQTKSTAAESRDDGGECTKGATTDPPAAAADGAGSS